From Alligator mississippiensis isolate rAllMis1 chromosome 1, rAllMis1, whole genome shotgun sequence:
ATGGTTTTAGTCTGGTTCTCTGTATCTGACAGAACCAAAGGaagtttatacacatgctttgggagtgGAAGGGGGAGATGGGAAAGGgtggctttaattagagcggctccaagagccactgtaattaaagctccTGAAGCgcctcgtgtatcagtgtccctgtgctgaaaaatggcagtggggcactttaactaaagcttattgaacaagctttagttaaagcacccttgccgccagttttcagcacagggatgctgatacatgggaAACTGGCATCTACTGGAcagcagtaattaccatgctccagcagactcaattaatcaagtctgctccaatgcactgtaattatagtgcatcagagtgccttgctgcatgtgtataggcaccctaaaggACAGATTGTGCTTACAGCCATTTTAAAGGCATGACTAGACTAGGCAGTAGGTTTCCTTGTGCAATGTCAGGGACAGTACAGTTTTATAAACTATATCTATTTTACCAGAAGCTCTGGACTTTTGTCTTTTTATTAAGAACTTTCAAAAATTTCATAATTAGCAGCAGTGCTAAAAATGGACTCACAAAATGTGCATATACCTAAAAAACACTTAAAAGTACAGCTGGCCTTCCAATGTGCAGGGTGTCAATCTAACAGAAGGTGACCAGTCCATGAGTTCTCTCTTTCCTTGCTCTTTCTGCCAGAGAAGTTGATCAGGGTTTTCTCTCTCCAGTCTTGCTGACAGATGGGAGATTCAGTCAGCCTTGGAGCTGCTGAACCAGCACATGGCCACGCGTAGGAGCGGTTATCAAAGTACAAGAGCTCAAGTTGCTGCTCTCACTTGAGGCTGGCCTTGTTTAAAAATTCACTAGCTGAAATTCTTTTCCACAGCTCACTTTTGCATCACTAAGAAGTCCCAGATCATGGTCATCTAACTTCCAGCCAGTCAACCTTATCTCTTTTAAGTAATTCAGTGTAGTTAGCACTTGGCTCATTTTGCAGATTAACAGTGGGTCAGGTACCAAGTCACATTTGCTGCTAAAGTCTAAAAATCTCAACTTGTTGAGATTTACCAGTGCCTGAATGAAGGAAAGCCAGCCATTACTTGTCACACAGTTCATTGCCAAGTCTAAATGCTGGAGGTCTTCCAACGGTGTTTTCTCAAAAAATGTACCTGTGAACATATATAAGTATACATTAAAAAGTGACCGGATATGACTTTAATTAAGCCCCCAATTCAGAAAACAATCCCTATTAGGGCAACACTTGAACACATGCTCTAGTCTTGCTGAAGCCATGAGGACTTAATGCATGCTTAAAAATTGAAGTTTTGACTCGGACTTAAAAATAGCCTTACATAttgggggtggaggctggggggaggggtttctGCGTGAATAACTACCAAAGCAGAAGTATCAATGGCCACAGGCTACATTGTGTTACTCATACCAATCCCAAGCTATTCTTCATCAAGTCTCAAACACAGAGTTTGCTGAGTAAAATGGGATCCTTCTACCCACAAAAAGATTAATTGAGTTTACTTGTTCTACATATTCATGCCAGGGTCCACCAATGCACAAAATATTACAGGGTCAGCACCATGGAAAACTGTCATTCATTTCAACTTTGCTTTTCCCTTTGGTATGCTCAGATGTAGTAgacagtggcagcttcaggaaaCTGGGTGCAGCTTTCTGATCCTCGGCTGTTGCCTCCTGCAGAGCGTTAGCTAAGCAAGGGGTCTGACCTAACTTTGCCACTGGGATAAGATCTGTAAGAGATGCCAGATCAGGGAAGATAAGGCATACTGGGACCCCACTCAGCCCTACACTTGACTTACCTCTGTGGCTGGTACAGGAGTTGGAACAATTGCCTCTGTTAGTAGACAGGAAATTCTGCTCCAACAGTCTCCAGCTGTTTTAGGGTCCCTTGCATTGCTTATGCAATTTGTTTAATTaaattgcatttttatttctatCCCACACAAACCCACTGTTATTTCATTTCTATTATTAGAAACCACTAACAATAGAAATGTGAAATTATGAAACTGAGTTTCTACTTTACTTTCAATTCATTCCACATCATTTGAGGTTTCCTAATTTACcagtatttatttttgttctgcttttgtcCATCTTTCATCCTTCTGCAGTAATTGTACTTACCTAGAACTTTAACCTCAACATCAGTAAGGCTCCATCTATTCAATCCGAGTTTTGTCAGCTGTGGCATTGTTTTGAGCTGCATTAGCAGCTCACTCAGGCAGACATTCACATCATCTCCCCAAGGAAGCATCAGCACTTTCATATTTGGAAGGATGTTAAAGCTGTTAGCTATATAAAATGATAAATGTCATTTCAGTGATTGTTACAGTTCAGTAACAATCATAGAAGAGAGTTAAATTACACTGACTTTCACACTCTAAGTGCCTCAGCAAAGAATGACTGAGCAAACAAAGCAGCCGATTGCGCTCATAATCTGTCACCCATCACCCTGTGCAATGCAACCTGCTATACTGAGATGGAATGATTCTAGAGTTATTTCTCACTTAAAAATTAATTCATTTATATCCATCTGTACAGACCCTAACATGAGGTGTATCCCTCAATTTAACTTTTCATCAGAAGAAATCTTTTGTCTTACCTAGTTTACGAACTGCAACTTTTCCATCCTTTCCCAAATAATTTTCAGATAAATCAAGTACATTCAGTTTTGGTAAATTACAAAGATTCTGAGCTAAGAGATATAAAGAAAAATCTTGTTATTGCTGTTTTAATTGCAGTCAGATTCTTGTACCAGTTGTTTCATCACCATAACAGTTAAaaagtccttcctaatatctaacctaaatctcctttGTTGCAAATTAAGCTGATTTCTTTATGTCCTTCCCTTGTGGTCACAGAGAACTATCAATCACCATCATATTTATAACAGCCTTTTGTTAcattcccccctctctctcccctctttcctAGACAAAGCCAACCCAATTTCTTCCATTCTTCATGTTTTCTAAACCACTTATTCATGTTCTACCTGGACTCTCACCAATTTGTCTATGGTGCCCAAAACTATATacggcaggggtgctcaacctctggcctgaaGGCCAAATGTGGCTCATggagccttggaatctggcctgtggggcttcccatgggtcaggaaatttggcagcaggagaccagtggcagttaatactgccaccccttccctgctgcaaaATCTCAAGCTCTGAGCAGTAGGTCGGAACTGGGCCATGACCCTCCCACTACATGGCCAGATCAAAGCCGGGCTAGGTCCCCTACCCTCTTCATAGTTGAGTTGGAGCCAGgctgcatccccttcccccacattgGACTGGACCAcacccctttttcccccttccctccacctggcCAACTCAtaggccaggccatgcccccttcctcccatagGGCCAGCCATGCCTCTTTCCCTTGTACAGCTGGTTAGAGCCAAGCCTCCCACCATGACCCCTTCCCTCTACCctgcccagttggggccaggccatactCCCTTCCCTATGCAACTGGAAAAGGCCAGGCTGTCCATGCAGCTGGATGGGGTCCAGCAGCACCCACTCTGGACACTGGATTGGGTCCACTGggtagatctggcctgcagagaaACTGGGCACTGTTCATCTGGCTCACtgaccaaaaaggttgagcaccactgatatacAATATTCTAGCAAAGCTTCAAGAGCACTGAATAGCTCAAATAATTACCTCTTGTGTCTTATATATGACACTCCTGTTATGTGTTCCCAAATTAGATCTTTCTTCTTTGCAACAGcatcacagtgggcatgtctacacttcaCCCTACGGCAACATGGCGATGTGCTACGTCACTCTATGGTGCGCTATGGCAACATAATGatcacatgtgtctacacatgtttagctatgttgccatagtggcacGCTCCCTGagtatagtgcactgctacagcaacatagtggtGAAATCAACCTGTGCATTGCACGtacagtgcagtaaccacccatactgcacagtgctttagtacttccaaaagtaagtACTAAGGCACCTTGCCATAGCAACTTCTCCATATGGCAACATGTAAATGCAACCAGTGTTGACTTGTATTTAGTTTGTGATCTCCCTAACTCCACCAATTTCATCTTACTGAGTTTAAGCTCCTTCTCCAATTTGTAAAAGTGCTTTTGAATTACAAACTTGTCCTACAAAGTGGTTGAAACTCTTCCCAGTTTGGTACCATCTATACATTTTATAAGACCACTTTCTACTGTGTCATCCAAGTCATTGTTGAAAGCACAGATCCCTGTGGGATCCCACTTGAAATATCTTCTCTATttgacatcaaaccattgataaCTACTCTCTGACTTTACTTTTCAGTCAGTTATGCACCTCCCTTTTGATATTTTAATATAGTGATATTTTCTATGTTTGCCCAGGACACTATCATGTAGGATGGTGGCAAAAGCCTAACAAAAATCAAGATATATTATACTGATTGCTCTCCACTTATCCACTAAGCCAGCCAAAGAAAGAAATTAGATTTGACATAATCTGGTGTTGATAAATCCATAGTGGCTATTTTTTTATTATCTTGTTAGCTTTCAGGTACTTATGAATTGATTGTACCATTTTTTCCAGtgggctagggacacaagttacacataaaccagtttaagtgatcagaaactggtttaaacctgtaacagacataagttcagtgcacataaaccagtttcaaaatggctgaaattgttttaagataaaccaggttgaatgtagtttcagacttaactgatttgggtcaaaccagtttatgaaacttctgggGGTTGGGGacagcagctggggtctgcctagcAGGGGCATAGCAGCATCTGCTAGGcttccccctgctgtccccctcccccctgccactcactgctcaagcagggattccccccacccctctcccacaccAAGGACCCcagcagcatggaccccagccacaTCACCCCTatcctagctaatgctgagaggtatctatgCATGTATCTCCAAtctcactggaacaaaggcagacagaacaaagGCAGTCTCCGCTTAGGGCTTTCTGGAATTAATAAgaaggtcagctggtaatgtctgtCAGCGAGCCTCGCTCCCTCCTTTCTTCCTGAGCAAGAAACCAGTGGCTTGTAAATGCCTTGCAAAATGCCTGTATCCTGTggtaagaagagcttgaactaatgagtgagaggcttttgttttcttgatgggctgataagctttgtgcTTTGATAAGTTCCCTGCAGGCTGGTggctgctggcttgcttcaaagccAGAGGCATCTCCCACCCTGAAACTCTTACATCAAATGAAGTTTCACTATGCAGCAAATAATGCTGGTGATTGTTTCTATGTATCAATTACTGAGCCTGGTTAGAGTGCAACTTTCCCCTCCCAcaatttgtcagtgttgaataggggacagagaaaggtgtGAGAAAttacctggtttgcaatgaatgggACCTGTCAGAGCAGTCAGCAAATACAAAGCACTAGTTAGCAGGATAATACAGATGCATACAGTCCATACAAGcagttcctccctcccccaccctttgcctcacagtgctagctggggccagggtctggcaacactccctgcCCCTTAAGCTGCAATTGGGGGAAAAGTCTGAAAatggctgcttcccctcccacatgaggcacaccctggctgggcactgtgcaggccagggtaggggtttaaacctctccctaatcaTAGCTTCCTGCCAAGGCTGgtcacacgccccccccccccagctcagtacaGTACAGTCACATCATACGTGCATTTAACTTGTGTGAATTCAACTatacacggggtggggggggggcttgagtttgcagtggcggcaggaggttttggcagcgtggtggtggccgggcggcacacagacatccccaccaccaccccgcactacaccactgccgccacctgcacagctctaagcacagctCCGCGGtgatggcaggaggttttggaggcagaggcagtcaccactaGTCAAATCGCTGGCATGGTAATCGCGATTTGACTATACGCAATTTTTGCCTTATGCGCTGACttcagaacctaacccctgcgtaAGATGTGACTCCACTGtactgcagaagggaagagagggctcaCTCTACTGCCCCTGGCCtctgccctgagccactgcaggcatgtgcccgcatttcctgaatcaaaaagtGGTACAATCTATGcaagttaaactaacctgcaaagatggaatcaattcaggctcagcctctttgaatgtctttccctagctcAGAAGATTTCTAGAAATTAAGCTGAGTAGTATATAATATCCTGAAATTTCTTTCTGacccttttttaaagatagcaGCTTTGTTTGCTCTTCTTTAGTACTTGGGGACCTCCCCTGTCCTCCCAGAATTCTCAAGACAATTGCCAGTGGTTTAGAAATAGCCTCATCTAATTCCTTAAGTACTTACTGTAGGGTTCATTTAATCAATTTCTGTCAAGTTTAATGTATCTACTGTATCTAAATACCCTCTGGTTCTTTCCACACTCCTGCCTGCACTCCTAGCTACTCGTTAAAATTAACTTCCTTGATCAGAATTCACATTTTTGTGAAGACTCAACCAAAAAATAAGATTGATTCTTCAATCTTCTGTCCTCATCTGTTATTTGCTCTCCTTTCTTATTTATAAATTGACTAGAGCATTAGTTTGCCTGCCCCTCATTTCTAGTTTATGTATAGAAAATGGCCCACTTGTCTTTTGTCCTTTGCTAAATGAAATTCATGTTGCACCTTTGCCTTTCCCTTGCATGCTTGCACTATTTATGCTAGTGGTTCTCAGTTGGGGTGTCACAGTACCCTAGGATCCCAAGAAATTCTTTTaaaggtgctgcaggatgctgcacaatattagcactgttacatATGCAAACACCTATATgtgcttcacaagataaactcagatttcaaacaggaatccgtAGTGTCAgaacattctgccctgctgtagtctttctgagttctttgtaacaaaaGAAGTGCTCTATTATTTTTGTGTAGTCAATAAACAAGTGAAATTGTTTTTTGAAACAGGGTGcctctaaattcagaaaagtttggaggggtgccttgggtctacAAATTTATTAAATGCTGCTTTACATTCATCCCTATTTGTGTTCCTCTTTTTGTAtagttccttttttattttcatcaCCTACTGTTCATGTTGCATATACCATCATTTTTATACTTACCCAGTATTTCCACCACATCCCCAGATAGACAACAATTAACTAGATGGATTTCTTCAAGATCACCTAGTTCAGCAGAGATGGCTCTTACTATGCACCTCATTCCATCTCCAATGTCAGTCAAATGGCTCAAGTGCAACAAATGCAGCTTTTTCAAAAGCTTGATGCCTTCAGCTATGAATGGAATGAGAAAAAGCAGATAAAGGTGCTAAGAACACCCTGTTCCAATATTTGTTTACTGATGTTTTGAGTGAGGAAAAAAGTGGAGATTCATTCATAGGACATATCACTACTACTTTTATGTTTATATTGtataataggggtgtgcgaagtgggcagtatttgattcagattcggcccaactggggagacagtgatttgattcattgatttggatcactgtcctgatctgattcagctgaatctgaagattggatTCTGATTTGGacaatcagcaatttggccatagacatagctttatacgttttttctatgtatctcaaggtaccaggcatggcttgtaaaTGCTGAGAGGGTGGGGCAGACGGAACATCCCACGGGAGCGcggagaagggccacccgcatgctTTTTGGTGgactcccctgtgcccccccgaCTTGGCGATCAGCTACGGgagaaccccaggtgcccccccagacccaggaggcaccagtcactgtacttctggtctacttccaggtctgccaccgaGCACACGGAGGACCGCCCCCCACaacactcccatgggatgctctatctgtcccaccatctcaacgttcacaagctgcacctggtacctcttGACTTGCATTTTAAGCAGGCTGGCGAGCCCCAGGGATCCAACacttcaattcaattcaattcaattcattaCGGATTCTAGCTGAAAGCCATGCTCCCGAAAACATGACATATAACCACAATataaatttatataaaaataacagaaatgcaaatataataataaaatagggcCAACCATTATAAAAACATTGTTCCTACTCCTATaattaatacaggtttcccttgctttatgctgtacttgcgttcctggaaaatggcgcataactcaaatttgcatatagggaacccattttacaatgtaacaaatatggATATATTCCAAGACCtgaactgtactgacccccagatccatttctaccacttttacaagacagttttggtactcaccaacagcagacattacacacaagcacagggtggtggtgaatgttaccataacagggatggcaactacagaaacacatatcgcagacaatgagcgaggaacacagatctacacaggagcctatattttggtgcacatcactcccacaatgcacctcacaaagcagctgactgcgggcttccaccacatggatcgcataagagtgaatttatctcATATATAACGATTTTTTGGTATAGAAAGGGttattgcataagagcgaattcccACATAcaaaacccacataaagtgagggaaacctgtataatcAAGTACAAATACGGTGATAAATCAgatcatgaatctataaaaatgttgtgCATAGGTCCACAGTTAACACAGTAAAAAAGCAACTATAGTGATAAAGTTTATCAGTCATATAAACAATAAAGAATGTTTAGCTCTGATCGCTTCAGCcttgtaagcaaaaattgcaagacagTTAACTAAATATGGATCTGTTTGCTGAAGGAGCCATATTAATTTCTCTCTATTTGAGAAGTATATCAATTTCTGCAAGAATGGTGATAAATATTTTTCCTTATGACATTATATAGAGGGCATTCTAAGACATAATGAATAGTGTCTTCCAAAACTTCTAAACAGgctgggcaacatcttttagcccttaGAATGGAAAGTCTACATCCAGCCAAaacagctgtgggcatctgttTGGTCCTAAGTCTAGTCAAAGAGGTTCTCCATTTATCGTTGAGATCCATCTGTAAATACCTTTTTCACCCCCAATCTAATTCCAAAGAATATAAAGAGAGTCAATGCAAGCAGCCCTGgccactgcaaaatcattctgcctggcaatatctTAGAAC
This genomic window contains:
- the NLRC4 gene encoding NLR family CARD domain-containing protein 4 isoform X2 — protein: MDFVKKNSVHLIQRMGMVTVKQIADDLFASNVLSGEEMNTIVCEKTQQDASRMMIYMVLNKGSEACRILVKALEKQSPFLYQELHGYCGLIDGIHNLINVEKLIFDNIKMNESNAKKLAEGIKLLKKLHLLHLSHLTDIGDGMRCIVRAISAELGDLEEIHLVNCCLSGDVVEILAQNLCNLPKLNVLDLSENYLGKDGKVAVRKLANSFNILPNMKVLMLPWGDDVNVCLSELLMQLKTMPQLTKLGLNRWSLTDVEVKVLGTFFEKTPLEDLQHLDLAMNCVTSNGWLSFIQALVNLNKLRFLDFSSKCDLVPDPLLICKMSQVLTTLNYLKEIRLTGWKLDDHDLGLLSDAKVSCGKEFQLVNF